The genomic region CAATGGGAGGCTGGATTGCTTTGGCGGCGGTTTTATTGCTTGGGGCAAGACATGGAAGATATGGTAAAGATGGAAGGCTTCAAGCTTACCCACCATCTAATATTCCCTTTTTAGCTTTAGGAGCTTGGATCTTAACTGTAGGGTGGTTTGGCTTTAACGTCATGTCAGCGCAAACAGCGAATGGTATTTCAGGGCTTGTAGCGATTAATTCTCTGATGGCATTAGCAGGGGGCACCATAGCAGCTCTTATCGTTGGAAAAAATGATCCTGGCTTTATTCATAATGGACCTCTTGCAGGCCTTGTTGCGGTGTGTGCAGGATCAGATATTTTTCATCCCATAGGCGCTCTTATGACTGGCTTAGTTGCAGGCATTCTTTTTGTATGGGCTTTTACCCTTACACAAAACCGTTTAAAAATTGATGATGTATTGGGCGTGTGGCCATTGCATGGACTTTGTGGTGCTTGGGGTGGTATTGCCGCTGGTATTTTTGGATCTACTTATTTTGGTGGCATGGGAGGTGTTAGTTTTGCATCTCAACTTATAGGAACTTTATTAGGCGTATTTACAGCGCTTGCCGGGGGATTTTTAGTTTACGGCATTATTAAGTATTTCTTTGGGATTCGACTAACGCAAGAAGAAGAATTTAATGGCGCTGATATTTCGATTCATAAAATTGCAGCTAATTCAGAAGATTAATCTTATCTCTTAAAAGCATTACCTGATGCCATGTTAAAATTTCCCATGGCAAAATTTCACATCATTATTCCAGCAGCAGGCTCAGGTTCAAGAATGGGGTTGGGCCAACCCAAACAGTACCTTAAAATTCATAAAAAAACTTTCATTGAAAGAGTAATTCGAGTTTTTGAAAATATCTCTCACGTCGACTCTATTCATATTGCTCTTCACCCAAATGATGATATGTGGAATACACTCAATCTTTCTTTGTCATCTAAAGTTAGCACGCATTATTGTGGCGGTGACTCTCGAGCTAAGACGGTCCTGAATACATTAGAAACTATAAAAAAACATACGGACGAGAATGATTGGATTTTAGTTCATGATGCGGCCCGCCCAGGCATTCAAGAAAAAGATGTTATTCATCTAATAGAGACTTTAAAAAATGATCCCGTAGGTGGCTTACTTGCTTACCCTATAGCTGACACTATAAAAAAATCTGACAAAGAAGATAGAGTTATTGATTCGCCAGTAAGAGATCATTTATGGCAAGCGCAAACACCACAAATGTATAGGTATAGAATGTTAACCGAGGCACTTAAGTCATTTAATGGCATTCCAACCGATGAGTCTCAAGCAATCGAGAGTTTAGGAATGAAACCAAAATTAATTAAAGGTGATTTTAGAAATTTTAAAGTAACTTACCAAGAAGACCTTAATATTCTTGAACATTTAATAACTGAATAGGTATTTATGATGATAAAAGTGGGGCAAGGTTTTGATGTTCATCAGTTAGTTAGTGGAAGAAGGTGCATTATTGGGGGGGTGGAAATCCCTTTTCATAAAGGATTAGACGGCCATTCAGATGCTGATGTTCTTTTACATGCAATTGCAGATGCAATTCTTGGTGCTGCTGGTTTAGGAGATATAGGCCAGCATTTTCCAAATACAGACCCCTCTATTAAGGATATAGACTCCAGAGATATTTTAAAAAAAGTAATTTTATTAATTCAAGAAAAAAAATACTCGATTATTAATATTGATGCCACGGTGATTTGTGAATTACCTAAATTGGCACCGTATATTGATCGCATGAAAAATAATATCGCATTAGATTGCGGTCTTGATATCAAAGCAGTCAATGTGAAAGCAACAACAACTGAAACTCTTGGATTTACTGGAAGAGGCGAAGGTATTGCAGCTCAAGCTATTTGTTTGATAGAGTCGCAATAAGTTTTATGTTTCAACGCTTTGAAAAACTCCTTAATCCTTTCCCCGAGTACTTTTTAACCACGCCACCCAAAACCCTGTTGTTGTTTGTATGGGCATGCACTAAAAATCTTAGGTGGCTCATTTTATTTATGGCCCTATTAACAGCGGTGATAGGGAGCTTTGAAGCTATTTTATTCTCATATATGGGTTCTTTGATTGACTTACTAAATCATTCAAGCCCAGAAAATTTTTGGTCTCAAAATACTTCTATGCTTATTTCAGCATCAGTAGTTTTAATCTTAAGTACATTACTTGTTTTATTCCAA from Candidatus Methylopumilus universalis harbors:
- a CDS encoding ammonium transporter, translated to MDNLIGANDVLFVLLGAIMVLAMHAGFAFLEVGTVRHKNQVNALVKILVDFSVSTLAYFFIGYGIAYGVSFLSPAETLSAKNGYELVKFFFLLTFAAAIPAIISGGIAERAKFNSQLAATFALVGFVYPFFEGIAWNNHLGVQSFLEGNFGFKFHDFAGSVVVHAMGGWIALAAVLLLGARHGRYGKDGRLQAYPPSNIPFLALGAWILTVGWFGFNVMSAQTANGISGLVAINSLMALAGGTIAALIVGKNDPGFIHNGPLAGLVAVCAGSDIFHPIGALMTGLVAGILFVWAFTLTQNRLKIDDVLGVWPLHGLCGAWGGIAAGIFGSTYFGGMGGVSFASQLIGTLLGVFTALAGGFLVYGIIKYFFGIRLTQEEEFNGADISIHKIAANSED
- the ispD gene encoding 2-C-methyl-D-erythritol 4-phosphate cytidylyltransferase; this encodes MAKFHIIIPAAGSGSRMGLGQPKQYLKIHKKTFIERVIRVFENISHVDSIHIALHPNDDMWNTLNLSLSSKVSTHYCGGDSRAKTVLNTLETIKKHTDENDWILVHDAARPGIQEKDVIHLIETLKNDPVGGLLAYPIADTIKKSDKEDRVIDSPVRDHLWQAQTPQMYRYRMLTEALKSFNGIPTDESQAIESLGMKPKLIKGDFRNFKVTYQEDLNILEHLITE
- the ispF gene encoding 2-C-methyl-D-erythritol 2,4-cyclodiphosphate synthase, whose translation is MIKVGQGFDVHQLVSGRRCIIGGVEIPFHKGLDGHSDADVLLHAIADAILGAAGLGDIGQHFPNTDPSIKDIDSRDILKKVILLIQEKKYSIINIDATVICELPKLAPYIDRMKNNIALDCGLDIKAVNVKATTTETLGFTGRGEGIAAQAICLIESQ